The genomic interval TTTGCCAAATCTTCGATGTTTTTGCCTTTATCTTTTGCTCCTCTACTCCCTTCGGGGTGGGAATGGCGGGCAATTTCGATTCCGAGGATTGCGTTTCAGAGGGTGGTCTCAGTCGATAGCCGAGGCCATGAACCGTTTCAACGGGATCAGCTGCACCCGCAGCCTTCAATTTTTGCCGCAAGCATTTGATGTGTGTACTCACCGTTTCTTCGCCTGGAGCTTCTGAAAAGTCCCATAGGCGATCGAGAATGGCTTTGCGACTGAAAATTCGTTTAGGGTTGAGCAAGAAAAGCTCTAATAAGCAATATTCTTTGGGAGTGAGGCGCAAAGGGCGATCGTTGCAAATAATTTCACTATTAACTGGATCAAAATATAAGTTTTCCCAAGTGATCACAGAGGATGGAATTGGCTTTCCACGCCGTAAAAGTGCTCGAATGCGTGCCATCAACTCATCCAGGTTAAAAGGTTTCACCACATAATCATCGGCCCCTGCATCTAGGCCCATGACTCGGTCTGTGGCGCTGTCTTTTGCCGTTAGCAGCAGGATAGGAGCTTGATATCCTTGACTCCGTAATTGCTTACAAACATGGATGCCGTCCAATTTAGGAATCACCACATCCAAAAGAATCAGGTCGTACTCAAACGCTTCTGCCAACTCTAGCCCTGTTTGCCCATCTACGGCTTGATTAACTGTGTAGTGATGTGCAGTAAGAGTCTCAGCAAGAGTGGAACTGATGATTGGATCATCTTCAATTAGCAAAATTCTCACAGCACACCTTCTTCCCTAAAAAACAGCATCAACTTCAAGCTCAAATGAAGTTACCTAATTGATAGAATTTTTATAAATTTTCGGTACCTTAAATCATAGTCTCCATGCTTTAAGTCCTTCAATTCCGATAGCTATTTTGGTCTGAGATATCAAACTATATGAAATATGGTGTTAATCCCCACTTTTGATCTTTGTTAAGGTTTTTACATTCAGCCATCTCAGAGAAAACAGTAGACATCCTGCATGAATAGGAAAGCAGTGTGACAGTTGACGATTGTCGGGAGGAAAAGCAGGCTAAATTCTAGATAGAAATGAATTCCAGAAAGAGCGATGCGATACCAAGAGTTAGAGCATCTGGCAAATCCTGAATTCAAGCGCTGGTGCGGTGTGAGCCGTGGTGCTTTCTATGAGATGGTCCAAGTGGTACGTCCCTACCTAGAGCGCCAAGGCCGCCGAGGGGGACAAGCGAAGCTGAGTGGCGAAGACCAAGTATTAGTGGCCTTAGCCTACTGGCGAGAGTATCGCGGCCAATTCCACATCGGGGTGAGTTGGAGGTTGCACGAAACCACAGTCGGGCGGATTGTGAGAAAAGTGGAAGACCTGCTGATCAAGAGTGGCAAGTTTTGCCTGCTAAGTCAGCGTCAGTTGTATCAACTGAATAAGCAATTCTAACTATGGTTTTCAAGTTGAGATAAAAATTAATGAATTTGAATCTTCCTGATTGACAATAAAGATTGATTATGCATAATTTGCCGGGAACCTTAAAGGAGAATCAAGTTGATTAACGCCATTTAACCAGATATTTATACTCATTCTGAGCAGGAGTAATTCCATGCAGCGGCTTCTTTCCCAGTGGTTCGATCGCCCTCTCAGACGCATTTTGAGCTTCTTTTTAATGTTTTGTATTGGTGCGATCGGCGTCAGTTGCACTGCAACTTCTCCCAACACAAGTTCTCAAGCCAGCCCAACCTCGTCTCCTCTGGCTAGGTCTGAGACATCGAATACTGAGACGTTGGATGTTGCCGTCATTCCCTGGCAAAGCCCTGAAGAGCAAGAGGCAAAATTGCAGCCGCTAGCAGATTATCTGGAGCAAAAAATGAACCGCTCCGTTAATTTTCAGGTTGCTAAAGACTATGCTACAGCCGTGGATTTGTTGGTTGAGGACAAGGTAGAAATGGCGTATCTAGCTGCCTTGACCTACATCAAGTCCCACGAGCGCAATGCCAGTATTGAACCGTTAGTCTTACCCATTGACGAAACGACGGGTCGCCCTTGGTATACCAGCGTCATTGTGGCAGGTGCCAACAAGAAAATTGAGTCGTTACAGGATTTGAAAGGCAAGCGATTTGCTTTTGTTAGCCCCTCTTCTACGTCTGGTTTTTTGATGCCGTTGAACGCAATGCGAGCAGAGGGCATTGATCCCACGCGAGACTTTGCCAGTATTCGCTATCCCGGCAGTCATGACAAGGCGGAAATCGCATTGGCGAAGGGAGAATTTGATGCGATTGCCGACGATAAGGCGTCTTTTTTACGAGCGCAAGTGGCTGGCACACTTCCGGCTGCAAACTACAAAATTATCTGGGAATCGGAGCCAATTCCTACGCCCCCCATTGTGATTAATACCAGCAAATTTACAGCAGGAGAAATCGCACAACTCCAGCAAGCCTTGATTGATGCGCCGGTGGGCGTGGTGGATGTAAGTGGCGCAAAATCAGCCGGATATACCCTGGCAAAGGATGCTGATTTTGACCCCATTCGTGAGATTTATAAGCGTTTGAAGTCCATCACGATTGCGGAAAAATGAAGATTCTCACCCGCTTTATTGGTTCTACCACGATCGCCATTGGATTAGTCATTGCTGTGGTGGGTGGCAGTACGCTTCTAATTCAGAAGACTGAAAATGCGGTCGAGAAAAGCCGCGATCGCACGAACCAGGCGGTTCGCAAAACCCAAGACTTACGCCTTGATCTGGAAGAACAAACCTCAGCTCTCAAAGACTATCTCTTGCTCAATCAAGGTCGTGCCGATTTGGACGCTTACGAGCAAGCCAAGGTGAAATTTTTGGCAGACTTGGAAACCCTGGAAACCCTGATACCGGAGGCAAGGCAAACCGATGTTGTGCGTCGTCGCCATCAGTTTTTAGTCCGGTTGGTTGATGAATTAGCTAGTCAAACTGCGTCTTCCGCTCGCCAGGCTCAGCAAGATGTCAAAGCGATCAATTCATTTCAGGACGACATCCAACTATTTCTCAATGTTCTGACGGACGAAGTTCGCCAGCAAGATGCTATCACTCAGCAGGCGGCAGAGCAGTTCAAACAAACGGCAAGTCTAGCAACCTATGGATTGATTGGCGTGGTATTGCTAATTTTTATTGCTCAGTTCGCCCTCACGCTCTTGCCAGTGATCCGTTCTATTGAAGGCTTACAACTGGGTGCTGCCAAACTAGGAACAGGTAACTGGAACTACCGCCTCGACATCCACACAGGTGATGAAATTGAACAACTGGCAAAGGAATTCAACCAGATGGCCACCCAACTGGCAGAATCTTATGCCTCACTAGAACAGAAGCGTGAAGTTGCGGATGCTGCAAATCGCGCCAAAAGCGAATTCTTGGCAAACATGAGCCACGAACTCCGCACCCCCCTCAACGGCATCCTGGGTTACGCTCAAATTCTCACGCGCTCACAAGCCTGGGGCGAAAAAGAACGCAAAGGCATCGATATCATCTACCAGTGCGGTTCTCACCTATTAACCTTGATTAATGACGTTTTGGATATCTCCAAAATTGAAGCCCGTCGGTTGGAATTAGACCCTCACACGGTTCATTTGCCTGCATTGTTACAGGGAATTGCTGAGATTGTGAGTATCCGCGCCCAGCAAAAAGGGATTGAATTTGTCTATCTATCCGATGCCAACCTGCCAGAAGGTATTGAGGTTGATGAGAAGCGGTTAAGACAAGTTTTGATCAATTTGTTAGGCAATGCCGTCAAGTTTACCGATCGAGGCAAGGTGATATTTAAGGCAAAAGTCATTGATGATTCGTCATTGGTTAATGGTCATTGGTCATCGGTGATAGATCAAGAACTAGAACAACCAACTAATAACCAAGGACTAATGATTAATGATAAAAAACAAAAGACAATAAAACTCCGATTTGAAGTGCAGGACACCGGAATTGGCATCAGTTCAGACGCGGTAGAAAAAATTTTTCAGCCGTTTGAACAGGTCAGCAGCCAAAAACGAAACTCAGAAGGTACTGGGTTAGGACTCACCATCAGCCAGACCATTACCCAACTCATGGGTAGCCAGATTCAGGTGCAAAGTCAAATCGGCGTAGGTAGTACCTTTTTCTTTGATGTAGAAGTACCGACCGCCACCGGATGGCAAAACACTGCTACCAATGTGTCTGGTGAGCAGATGATGGGCTATTACGGCGAACAACAAACTGTCCTGATTGTTGATGATAAATGGGAAAACCGTTCCGTGATTGTCAACTTGTTAGAACCCCTCGGCTTTGTCGTTGTTGAAGCGGAAAATGGTCAGTGTGGACTCGAAAAAGCCCTGCAAGTCAAGCCAAATTTGATCATCACTGATATTTTGATGCCAGTCATGGACGGCTATCAGTTTCTTCAAGAAATTCGACAATCTGACAGTCTCAAAACCTTGCCGGTGATTGTTTCCTCTGCTTCGGTTTCTAGTATGGATCAGCAGCAAAGCCTGGATGCAGGTGGCAATGATTTTCTGGTCAAGCCGGTACAGGCAGATGACCTATTCCAGATGCTTCGCAAACATTTGCACTTGACTTGGATTTATCAGTCTATAGATTCAGGCTCTGAACCTGTAACATCAACGTCTGAGTTACCCAGTAATCCTCCATCCACATCGTTTGTCGTTCCTCCCTCACAAGACCTGGAACAGTTGCTTCAGTTAGCCCAACAGGGGCGACTGAAAAAAATGGTAGAGGTTGCTAAAGCGTTGGAACAGCAAAACCCTCAATATACGCCGCTGATGCAGCATTTGCTTGAGCTAAGCAAGGGATTTCAGGTCGCAAAATTGGAAGTGGTGATTCAGCAATTGCTCGATGAAACAACCTACTCTCAGAGAGGCTAGTCATGAAAGATGCTCCGTTAATTTTGGTAGTTGATGACACACCAACCAATTTAGAGGTAGTTACAGAAGCATTGGGAGATGCCGGGTTTGAGGTGGCAATCGCCACTGATGGAGAACGTGCCATTAAACAAGCAACCATCAGCCAACCCGATTTAATTTTGCTGGATGTCATGATGCCGGGAATCGATGGCTTTGAAACTTGCCATCGCCTCAAGGCTACACCCACCACCAGGGAGATTCCGATCATTTTTATGACTGCCCTATCTGATACAACCGATAAGGTCAGAGGCTTTAATCTGGGTGCGGTAGATTACGTGACCAAACCTTTTCAGGAAGCAGAACTGCTGGCTCGTGTCACCACTCAATTAAAATTACGCAATTTGCAGCAATCTCTGGAACAACAGGTTGAGCAACGCACCGCCGAGCTCAGAGCGGCTCTGCAACAAGTGCAACAGTCTCAGGTGCAGCTAGTGCAGTCTGAGAAAATGGCTCTGTTAGGGCAACTGGTGGCGGGAGTTGCTCATGAAATCAACAATCCAATCAACTTTATTCATGGCAATCTCTCTCACGTTCAAGAGTACACCGAGGATGTATTGTCGTTTGTACAGTTGTATCAGCAGCACAGCGCCAACTCTGCACCCGAATTGCAAGCGGCTGCTGAAAATCTCGATTTAGAGTTTATTCAGCACGATCTGCCGAAAACGCTCGCCTCCATGAAGATAGGCACCCAGCGCATCTTCGAAATTGTGCGCTCGCTCCGCACTTTCTCTCGAGTTGACGAATCAGAATGCAAAGCCGTAAATATTCACGAAGGCATTGATAGCACGTTATTGATCCTGCAACATCGCCTTAAAAATAAACCTGAACATCCAGAAATTCAGGTGATTCGAGATTATGGTCAATTACCACCTGTAGCATGCTATGCCGGATCACTGAACCAGGCATTTATGAATATCTTGGCGAATGCAATTGATGCCTTAGAAGAACTCGATGCAAAACGAACTTATCAAGAAGACCAAAACAAACCGAGCCAAATTACGATTCGCACTTCTGTGATTAATCATCAGTCGGTGGAAATTGCGATCGCCGATAATGGTTCTGGTATTCCCAAAGAGATTCAACAACGCATTTTCGATCCGTTCTTCACCACAAAACCCGCTGGAAAAGGAACCGGCATGGGAATGTCCATCAGTCACCAAATCATCACTGAGAAGCATAGGGGCAAGCTGCTCTGTAGCTCTACATCTGGTAAAGGAGCAGAGTTTATTATTCAGATTCCAATTCAACAGCAAATCTGTGCCGCAAGCTAATAAGGCTGTTGCAACGGATAGAGCCAGTCTACTCGTACGTTGCCAAGTTAGCTTGCTACTGCTGAACAGCAACGTTAATCGCTAGCAACAATGCCGAAGTGACTCATTATATGTCGTCCGATTTTGGCTATTTTCAACGTGCTTAGCGTAGGCAAAATCAAGAATTTTTATTCGTTGTATGGATTGTCCATAAATACTGGCGATTAAGGGAAGGAAAGGGATGGCTGTTTGCCCCTCCGGGCAACAAAGCAACACCGCTTCGCAAGCATGAATCTACGCCGATTCGTTGCCACATTAAGGTTCAGAACCACCGAAGCCCTTATGACTGTGATTGCTTAGCTTTGCACAAAATGAGTTAATTCGGCATTATTTGAGTTGCGATCGCCTGAGTTTTTAATGGTTTGAGGCGTACTACAAAAAATACGCCATTACTTATTTTCGACAATGCTTCTCAAAAGCTCATAGCATCCCCTCGCAAACCTGAAAATCAAGTGGGGCGATCGCTAATTTCCAACACAATGCAAAAGAGTTTCTGTTCAGTCAGTCGCCACTGACGTTGTCGGAGCTATAGCTGAAGGCTGCACGGTAGAGAAATAGCAAGGCACTGAGTGCCTGATTCTGAGTCGAAGCAGCAACGTGTTCCTGCATTGCCAAGTAGCTAAGAAACTGCTCGATTTCCGTTGCTCCCATTTCGCTGGAGTCACGTTTGTTGTAGAAGAGGATGAAGCGGCGAATCCAAGCCACGTAGCTCTTCTCAGTGCGGTATGAGTAGTGCTTCATACGAATGACATCGCGGACTTGATCCAGCAATTTTCGAGGTCGTGATTCCATAAGAGCACCCTAAATTCTGTCTAATTCCGTTTCTGGGATCTTAGGCAGAATAGAAGGTGAAAACAGAGCGAAGAAACGCTGAAGAACTCGGGCTAATTCCGAAATCAGGGGTATTATACGGAAAACCTTTCGGGCTAATGTCCGATTTGGGAGATTAGACAGAATTAATTCTGTCTAATTAATAGTTAGGCACCGTATGCGGATCCGCGAGTACGAATCGTCCGACTGGCCACATCTATGTGTGATCCATGATGAAGCGCGCAAGCAAGAACTCGAGGCGAGCGGGTTGATGGACGCGTTTCTGACGCTTGAGGAGACTGCAGAGGGTGAGGGCCTGTTCGATGGTAAGGTGCTGGTCGCGGATGACGACGGCATTCCGTTGGGCTTCATCGCAATCGCTGAAGGCGAAATCACCTGGCTCTACGTCAGCCCGCGGCATCAGCGCCGCGGAGTCGGGAGGCGGCTGGTGCGTGAGGCAATTTCTTGTGAATCCGGTCCGGTTTCGCTCGACGTTCTCGAAGGCAATGAAGCCGCTCTACAGTTGTACCTTAGCGAAGGGTTCGAAGTGGTGAAGCGGGTTTCTGGTCGCTTGACGGGGAACAAGGCGTTTGCTGCTACGGGCCTTGTTCTGCGTCACCATGGCGGTGCCTAACCCCTCCATCGAGCGGACATCCACCGGCCAGACGCGCTACAGCGGTGCTGTATTGTTGCTTTTCGCGCGGCTGGCCGGTGGCCGCCGCTCATGTCGAACGTTAGACCGCCTCTGCTAGGAGGTAGCTGAGGTGATTATCGAGCAAGCCGAGTGCTCAATGGCTTCAAACTGCTGAAGGCTAGTGGGTTGACTAGTTGCCTGCGCGCTTAGGCTTAGAGGCTATGACCTGTACAAATTCGGAGGGAGCGAGATTGGCAGTACGGAAGCGCCTGCAGCTGCAAAACTTCTTCGACGCGTTGGAGGCGCGATATGCTTTGCCTAGGTGATTTGATGCTTGGACAAAGGAGACCGCCGCCCAACACGTCACGGCAGCGGACAGTTGAAAGCTGCTGGTGCTGAGTTAAAGGTTATCTGCCGCCGCTGCGTTTTGCCGTTAGACTCTCTTGTCTCATCAAATTAGAATATCTGACGGATTCGACATAGATCACCCCATGCCATGTCTGCCAATTCTCGCCGTTCTGTCAGTCTGGTTGCCTGTCTAATCGCTCTACCTTTATCACTGCTATCTATGGGTTACACGACACAAGCCTCAACACCTGTCGAGGTTCACATTACAACGTTAACAGGCACGCTCCATGGCACACAGATTACTCCAGCGTCTAATATGCCAGAGCCAGCGGTGCTGATCATTGCGGGTTCAGGTCCGACCGATCGCAATGGAAACAATCCTCTAGCTGGGCAGAATAATAGCCTCAAACTCCTCGCTGAAGGATTAGCGGAGCATGGCATTGCCTCAATCCGATATGACAAGCGCGGGATTGGAGAAAGCGCAGCCGCAGGACCTGAAGAAGCTGATTTGCGTTTCGATACCTATGTTGAAGATGCTGCACTTTGGATTCAGCAATTGCAGGCAGATTCTCGTTTCTCAAGCATCACCGTAATTGGTCACAGCGAAGGCTCTCTGATTGGAATGCTGGCAACCCAAAAAACCGGAGCAGATGCTTTTGTATCAATCGCCGGAATTGCCCAAACTGCATCACAAGTTTTACAAGATCAACTGCGACCTAGATTGCCAGATGCATTATGGCAACAGAATGAGCAGATTCTTTCTGCTCTAGAGCAAGGGAAGAGAGTGACCTCTGTTTCACCAGAACTCAATGAGTTCTACAGATCGAGCATCCAACCCTACCTCATTTCCTGGTTTCGCTATACCCCTGCCCAAGAGATTAGGCGTCTCACTGTCCCTGTTCTAATTGTTCAAGGAACAACGGATATCCAAGTGTCTGTAAGGGAGGCGCAAGACCTGAAGAGGGCTAAGCCGGATGCAGAGCTTAGAATCATTGAGGGGATGAATCACGTGTTAAAAGCTGTTCCATTAGACCCTGAACAGCAAAATGCTTCCTATTCTGATCCAACGCTGCCAGTTGTGCCTGAGCTAGTTGAGGGTATAACTCAATTTATTCACAGCAGTAGAATATGCCGTGAGTCTAACCAGTCGCTGCACCGGAACGTGTCAAGTTAAGTGGTTGAGTTGCAAAGGTTTTCTGCGTCCGGTGAGCTTGGTCGTTCTGCTGCTTGAGTTATCGTAGAGGGCAGCAGTTTGAGTCTTGTCTGTAGGACGACGAATGAGTTTATCGGAGTTTACCAAACAAGCGGTATCTGAACAATGGTCATTTCTCGCTGAGGCAACGTTTGAGCTAACAGCGCAGGGTTCAAGCCGTGCAGTTTATTTTGTTCGCGCCTCAGAGCATCAGTTTGTTCTAAAGTTTTACGCAGCTACCACTGCGATCGCTCAGATTCACTATGAGCATTCATTGCTTACGTTTCTAGACTCTGCTCATCTCCCTTTCGCGATTCCAGTACCCCTCCAGACCGCTTCTGGCGAAACCTTTATTGCCGTTGAAGTGGATGGACAATTGCTTAACGCTGCCCTACTGCCTCGGTTAGTCGGACACCCAATGGAGCGGCGAAACCTGCATCAGATTCAATCGGCTGGTTTTGCCTTGGCGACGTTGCACAATGCACTTGCCGAGTTCGATCCGCAGGGTCAGTACGCGAAATTGCCGTTTTGGGGAGCATTAGACCGAATTCATCCGCAAGTCAGCGATCCCTTCACAGTTCCACAACTTTTACAGCTAGGTTTAGAGGAACAGAGGCACTTAAATCAACTGTTAAATGAGGCAATCGAATCCTCTCCTGAGCTATACGCAACACTTCCCATTCAGACCATTCATGCAGATTACATAACACCAAACATTCTCGTGAACCAGGATCAGGTGGTTGGAATTCTAGATTTTGAGTTTGCAACGCGCGATTTGCGATTGTTGGATTACATGAGTAGCTTAGATCAGCTTGCATCCTTTCCTTGGCAGGAAGTTTTATTTGAGGAAATTGTGCGAGCCTTTAGCACAGGCTATCAAGCGTTGTCTTTACTGACACTGGCAGAAATGAGAGCTGCCATTTCGGTGTGGAAGCTGCAACGCGCCAGTTCGCTGGTCTACTGGACAGGGTGGTTAGTGGAAGGAAAAGGGAGTCGGCAAAAAATTGTTGATGCTGTTGTGGAGACGCTGAGATTTGAAACGTGGCTCCAATCCAATCAGAGGAAGTGGCTTGATGCTTTAGGTTGCGTGTGAGTTTATAAAGTACAGAAACATTGCTGGTAGCGACAGAACAATTCGATTGCAGCGGACAAGCAAAGTTTTTTCGTCTATCGTTCTATTTTTCTCGTCGCCGCTGAATTGCACGGTTATCTCGCTTCGTTCAGTCATGTTGAAGTTTATGTAGACTTGGATCACGGTTTCAAATCTCTCATTCCTGTATGAAATCAGAAGATGTTTTGCAGATTGTGACCTGGTTAGAGCGGGCAGAGATTCCTGTATGGTTAGATGGTGGTTGGGGTGTCGATGCCCTGTTAAGTCAACAAACACGATCGCACAGTGATCTCGATCTCGTAGTTAGGTTGGAGGATGCTGGTCAGATTGAACAGACCCTCGCTATCTATCAGTTCGCTATCATACTGAATGAGTTACCGACGCGGTTTGTGATGAAAGATGCTAACTGTCGTAGTGTTGACTTTCACACTGTCCAACAGGATAGTAGCGGACAGTTGATTCAAGTCCTACAAGACGGCACGCCTTTTCATTATCCACAGGATAGTTTAGCTGGACAGGGCAGGATCGACGGCAATGTGATTTCTTGCATCACACCTGAAGTGCAGATGCTATGTCACACAGGATACAACCCCCAAGCAAAAGACATTCATGACGTTCGACTATTGCAGCAATACTTTAATCTTCCACTTCCAGAAGAGTATGTTGGTGTTGTGACAGGCTTCGAGTAGTCATGAAAGTGAAGCAACAGCGAGATAACAATTCGATTGCAGCGGACGAGCAAAGTTTCTTCGTCTATCGTTCTGGTTTTATCGTCGCCGCTGAATCGAACCGTTCTGCCGCTGCACACGGCTTGGCTGTTAGTCAAACTTAAATTATGCAGATTGAGCATTTAGAGTTTAAGCCAATTGATTTGGCAAAGCACGCCGATGTTTGCGTAGCTTTCCGGGAAGATTCATATGTTTGCAGCTTTGGGTCAGCAGAACTCTTTCACGGGGCCGATGGCAAAGGAGCAGAACGCTACGTCAACTGGCTGTGCGAGAAGATGAAACGGTTTCCTGGTGGCTGCGTTCACGTTTGGTCGGGCAGCGAAATCATCGGTCAAATGGAAATGGGACGTTTTAGGTCAGATGCCTCACTAGGTTACGTCAATTTGTACTACGTCACTGCCCGTTGGCGCGGCACTGGTGTTGCCAGTTTGCTTGATGAATATGCAACAGCCTTCTTCAAACGGCTTAGCTTGCACTCCGCCCGTTTAAGCGTCACTCCGACAAATACGAGAGCAGTAGAGTTCTATCTTAGGCATGGATGGAAGGACTTGGGGCCACGAGAGAACGCGCCTGAGGTTCACTACATGGGAAAAAATTATGAGTGACCGGCAGCAACAGAATCGGGTCGAGGAAGGCATTTAACCTTCCCCTCCCACACCACCCTGCGTGCGGGTCCGCACAGGGCGGTTCATGAAGACGCGCAGACAATGCTGATAGTCTAGGCGTATCCTTGAACTTTCATCCAAAGATGCCGAATGGATAGCAATCCCTGCTGTTCCAGCCATTCATTGGTCATTCCCGTTTGCGTCGCCAGCGTCTTTGACAAGCGCCAGTAGCCTTTGCGGCTAAGCCCTGTCGAGAAAGCATGCCGTCTACTCGTTCCCAGCTTGAGCAGGTTGGTGATGCGGGTTCTGGGTCTGCGCCATTGCTTCCAATAACACATCCGCATCCGCCGCCTTAACCAACCGTCTAGCTCTTCGATGGGGGAGTAATGTTGGGAAATGCCAAAGTAGTTCATCCAGCCTCGCAAGTATCGGTTCAATCGCTCAATCCGTTCTGCCATTGAAACTCCCCAACTGCGTGAGGTCAGTCCCCGCAACCGGTGCTTGAAGTCCCGTATGGCTGGCTCAGATGCAAAGATCCGAATCCCCCGGAAGGTGAAACCCAGATATTGGAGGTCTTCGACCTTGACCACCCGACTTTTCTCGCGATTGACCTTGAGCTTCATCTTTTGAGTCAGGTAACGACTCGTTTTAGCCATCACTCGTCGCCCTGCACGTCTACTTTTGACCAGGATTACCAAGTCATCCATGTAGCGGACAAACCGATGCCCTCTGGCTTCTAGCTCCTTGTCGAGGTCATCCAATAGGATGTTGGACAATAACGGAGACAAAGGCGACCCTTGCGGTGTCCCCCAGTCCGTGGCCTCAATCGTGCCACCCACCAGCACCCCTGCTCTCAAGTAACGACCAATGAGCCTCAGAAGTAACTTGTCAGTCACTTTGCGGGCAATTCGGGACATCAGCACATCGTGATTGACCGTATCAAAGAATTTCTCTAGGTCTAAGTCAACCGCATACCGATACCCCATCTTGACAATCGTCTTTACCTGCCGAATTGCGCCATGAGCAGAGCGTTTGGGGCGGCTCCCATAACTGGGCTCAGAGAACTCTGACTCAAAGATGGGAGACAGCACTTGTAAGATGGCTTGTTGGATCACCC from Trichocoleus sp. FACHB-46 carries:
- a CDS encoding GNAT family N-acetyltransferase — translated: MRIREYESSDWPHLCVIHDEARKQELEASGLMDAFLTLEETAEGEGLFDGKVLVADDDGIPLGFIAIAEGEITWLYVSPRHQRRGVGRRLVREAISCESGPVSLDVLEGNEAALQLYLSEGFEVVKRVSGRLTGNKAFAATGLVLRHHGGA
- a CDS encoding transposase family protein, whose amino-acid sequence is MRYQELEHLANPEFKRWCGVSRGAFYEMVQVVRPYLERQGRRGGQAKLSGEDQVLVALAYWREYRGQFHIGVSWRLHETTVGRIVRKVEDLLIKSGKFCLLSQRQLYQLNKQF
- the phnD gene encoding phosphate/phosphite/phosphonate ABC transporter substrate-binding protein, which encodes MQRLLSQWFDRPLRRILSFFLMFCIGAIGVSCTATSPNTSSQASPTSSPLARSETSNTETLDVAVIPWQSPEEQEAKLQPLADYLEQKMNRSVNFQVAKDYATAVDLLVEDKVEMAYLAALTYIKSHERNASIEPLVLPIDETTGRPWYTSVIVAGANKKIESLQDLKGKRFAFVSPSSTSGFLMPLNAMRAEGIDPTRDFASIRYPGSHDKAEIALAKGEFDAIADDKASFLRAQVAGTLPAANYKIIWESEPIPTPPIVINTSKFTAGEIAQLQQALIDAPVGVVDVSGAKSAGYTLAKDADFDPIREIYKRLKSITIAEK
- a CDS encoding response regulator, whose translation is MKILTRFIGSTTIAIGLVIAVVGGSTLLIQKTENAVEKSRDRTNQAVRKTQDLRLDLEEQTSALKDYLLLNQGRADLDAYEQAKVKFLADLETLETLIPEARQTDVVRRRHQFLVRLVDELASQTASSARQAQQDVKAINSFQDDIQLFLNVLTDEVRQQDAITQQAAEQFKQTASLATYGLIGVVLLIFIAQFALTLLPVIRSIEGLQLGAAKLGTGNWNYRLDIHTGDEIEQLAKEFNQMATQLAESYASLEQKREVADAANRAKSEFLANMSHELRTPLNGILGYAQILTRSQAWGEKERKGIDIIYQCGSHLLTLINDVLDISKIEARRLELDPHTVHLPALLQGIAEIVSIRAQQKGIEFVYLSDANLPEGIEVDEKRLRQVLINLLGNAVKFTDRGKVIFKAKVIDDSSLVNGHWSSVIDQELEQPTNNQGLMINDKKQKTIKLRFEVQDTGIGISSDAVEKIFQPFEQVSSQKRNSEGTGLGLTISQTITQLMGSQIQVQSQIGVGSTFFFDVEVPTATGWQNTATNVSGEQMMGYYGEQQTVLIVDDKWENRSVIVNLLEPLGFVVVEAENGQCGLEKALQVKPNLIITDILMPVMDGYQFLQEIRQSDSLKTLPVIVSSASVSSMDQQQSLDAGGNDFLVKPVQADDLFQMLRKHLHLTWIYQSIDSGSEPVTSTSELPSNPPSTSFVVPPSQDLEQLLQLAQQGRLKKMVEVAKALEQQNPQYTPLMQHLLELSKGFQVAKLEVVIQQLLDETTYSQRG
- a CDS encoding sensor histidine kinase, whose amino-acid sequence is MKDAPLILVVDDTPTNLEVVTEALGDAGFEVAIATDGERAIKQATISQPDLILLDVMMPGIDGFETCHRLKATPTTREIPIIFMTALSDTTDKVRGFNLGAVDYVTKPFQEAELLARVTTQLKLRNLQQSLEQQVEQRTAELRAALQQVQQSQVQLVQSEKMALLGQLVAGVAHEINNPINFIHGNLSHVQEYTEDVLSFVQLYQQHSANSAPELQAAAENLDLEFIQHDLPKTLASMKIGTQRIFEIVRSLRTFSRVDESECKAVNIHEGIDSTLLILQHRLKNKPEHPEIQVIRDYGQLPPVACYAGSLNQAFMNILANAIDALEELDAKRTYQEDQNKPSQITIRTSVINHQSVEIAIADNGSGIPKEIQQRIFDPFFTTKPAGKGTGMGMSISHQIITEKHRGKLLCSSTSGKGAEFIIQIPIQQQICAAS
- a CDS encoding phosphotransferase enzyme family protein; this encodes MSLSEFTKQAVSEQWSFLAEATFELTAQGSSRAVYFVRASEHQFVLKFYAATTAIAQIHYEHSLLTFLDSAHLPFAIPVPLQTASGETFIAVEVDGQLLNAALLPRLVGHPMERRNLHQIQSAGFALATLHNALAEFDPQGQYAKLPFWGALDRIHPQVSDPFTVPQLLQLGLEEQRHLNQLLNEAIESSPELYATLPIQTIHADYITPNILVNQDQVVGILDFEFATRDLRLLDYMSSLDQLASFPWQEVLFEEIVRAFSTGYQALSLLTLAEMRAAISVWKLQRASSLVYWTGWLVEGKGSRQKIVDAVVETLRFETWLQSNQRKWLDALGCV
- a CDS encoding alpha/beta hydrolase; protein product: MSANSRRSVSLVACLIALPLSLLSMGYTTQASTPVEVHITTLTGTLHGTQITPASNMPEPAVLIIAGSGPTDRNGNNPLAGQNNSLKLLAEGLAEHGIASIRYDKRGIGESAAAGPEEADLRFDTYVEDAALWIQQLQADSRFSSITVIGHSEGSLIGMLATQKTGADAFVSIAGIAQTASQVLQDQLRPRLPDALWQQNEQILSALEQGKRVTSVSPELNEFYRSSIQPYLISWFRYTPAQEIRRLTVPVLIVQGTTDIQVSVREAQDLKRAKPDAELRIIEGMNHVLKAVPLDPEQQNASYSDPTLPVVPELVEGITQFIHSSRICRESNQSLHRNVSS
- a CDS encoding nucleotidyltransferase domain-containing protein; this translates as MKSEDVLQIVTWLERAEIPVWLDGGWGVDALLSQQTRSHSDLDLVVRLEDAGQIEQTLAIYQFAIILNELPTRFVMKDANCRSVDFHTVQQDSSGQLIQVLQDGTPFHYPQDSLAGQGRIDGNVISCITPEVQMLCHTGYNPQAKDIHDVRLLQQYFNLPLPEEYVGVVTGFE
- a CDS encoding phage integrase N-terminal SAM-like domain-containing protein; protein product: MESRPRKLLDQVRDVIRMKHYSYRTEKSYVAWIRRFILFYNKRDSSEMGATEIEQFLSYLAMQEHVAASTQNQALSALLFLYRAAFSYSSDNVSGD